A single window of Solanum dulcamara chromosome 5, daSolDulc1.2, whole genome shotgun sequence DNA harbors:
- the LOC129889048 gene encoding uncharacterized protein LOC129889048: protein MEYERIHKVQTGIISPSKLRMKLIGPNHQKKKKEGSNSNSSRTSPARLEDSEFVNNSLLATQSGDFEEEYCNLEATENRLPGHSFQNSRQGDENLNSCLPKENEDATRVKRQQSSKMDGGNSSSVHPVKGCEDENFDYDSTSSFEFHKGERSMHHHSITARSFSRPMSSKWNDAEKWIMNRQNVQANHSKKVQLQNQAYRGPTMSMVRVAPESSSYESKLAVKKVDFCQPACQLVPEKFDFDQPGSQSRGNGSNAVSLDLCPESKDLTEVVCGDSCLTGDKTVGPAIRSVSMRDMGTEMTPIPSQEPSRTATPVGATTPLRSPTSSIPSTPRREPAPTPTENYIDNASQTSTQNNKRELSEEELKMKTRKEIVALGVQLGKMNIAAWASKDEKDKSKADAAEAERMEYAKRAAAWEEAEKSKGTARYKREEIKIQAWESQHKAKLEAELRKIEAQVEQMRAQAQAKMVKKIAMARQKSEEKRAAAEARRNQQAEKTAEQVQYIRQTGRLPSSSFTCCGWL from the exons ATGGAGTACGAAAGAATTCACAAAGTGCAG ACTGGTATAATATCTCCAAGTAAGCTGAGGATGAAGCTTATAGGGCCTAACcatcagaagaagaagaaagaaggatCAAATAGTAATTCCTCAAGAACTTCACCTGCTAGGCTTGAGGATTCTGAGTTTGTTAACAACAGTTTGCTGGCTACTCAAAGTGGAGATTTTGAGGAAGAAT ATTGCAATTTAGAAGCTACAGAAAATAGATTGCCAGGACATTCATTCCAAAATTCTAGGCAAGGTGATGAGAATTTGAATTCATGCCTGCCGAAAGAAAATGAAGATGCTACTCGTGTGAAAAGGCAGCAATCTTCCAAGATGGACGGCGGAAATTCTAGTTCAGTTCATCCAGTTAAAGGATGTGAAGATGAGAATTTTGATTATGATAGTACATCCAGCTTTGAGTTTCATAAAGGGGAGAGATCAATGCACCACCATTCCATAACAGCAAGGTCGTTTTCACGGCCCATGTCTTCCAAGTGGAATGACGCGGAGAAGTGGATAATGAATAGGCAAAATGTGCAAGCTAATCATTCCAAGAAGGTTCAATTGCAGAATCAAGCATACCGGGGCCCTACCATGAGCATGGTTAGAGTTGCTCCAGAATCGAGTAGTTATGAAAGTAAATTAGCGGTTAAGAAGGTAGATTTTTGTCAACCCGCATGTCAGTTAGTGCCCGAGAAGTTTGATTTTGATCAACCTGGTTCTCAAAGTCGAGGAAATGGGTCAAATGCCGTGTCACTTGATCTTTGCCCTGAAAGTAAGGATTTGACTGAGGTGGTCTGTGGGGACTCTTGTTTGACTGGAGATAAAACAG TTGGCCCTGCAATAAGATCAGTCTCCATGAGAGATATGGGAACGGAAATGACACCTATTCCAAGTCAAGAACCTTCAAGAACTGCTACACCTGTTGGTGCAACAACTCCACTCCGCAGCCCCACTTCTTCAATCCCATCTACACCTCGTAGAGAACCAGCTCCGACACCTACAGAGAATTATATTGACAATGCTTCTCAAACTTCAACACAAAACAATAAAAGGGAATTGTCGGAGGAAGAATTAAAGATGAAGACAAGAAAAGAGATTGTAGCCCTTGGGGTCCAACTCGGTAAAATGAATATAGCTGCTTGGGCGAGCAAAGATGAGAAGGATAAAAGCAAGGCTGATGCTGCTGAGGCTGAACGAATGGAATATGCTAAAAGGGCAGCTGCTTGGGAGGAAGCGGAAAAGTCAAAAGGCACTGCAAG ATATAAGCGTGAAGAGATTAAAATCCAAGCTTGGGAAAGCCAGCACAAAGCAAAGCTAGAGGCAGAATTGAGGAAAATAGAG GCACAAGTTGAGCAAATGAGAGCACAAGCTCAAGCAAAAATGGTGAAGAAGATTGCAATGGCAAGACAAAAATCAGAAGAGAAGCGTGCTGCAGCTGAAGCTAGAAGAAATCAGCAAGCTGAGAAAACTGCAGAGCAAGTTCAATACATACGCCAGACAGGTCGACTTCCATCTTCATCCTTCACGTGTTGTGGTTGGTTATGA